Below is a genomic region from Gadus morhua chromosome 4, gadMor3.0, whole genome shotgun sequence.
TAGACGGaattcatacatacatagcaAACATAGCAGACATAGCGTGAGGTTTCTCTACCCTGCTGAGGACTAAAAATAGCGTCTACGTGACAAAAGGTGTTTCAGAGCACGTTTCAACACCAATTTGATTTCGGGATATAGGATCCTTATAAGAGGTGTGTAGAATCGAGCTTCATCCCCGGCGGCGCCAGTGCCTCTAGGAGCCTAGGGAGGCGGCGGTGGCTCTGGGCTCACAGTGTGACGGGGGCAGGCGCCAGAGCAGGGGGCTGgtcctccgctctctctccgcccccgACGCCGGAGCCGCTCCCGCAGGCCGTGGCGGCGTCGAAGGCGGCCCGGATCCTGCGGCCGGACTGGCCCCCCAGGGTGCTGCCCAGGAGACTCAGCCTCCGGGCCCCTGACGAGGCGTCGTCCGCCATGGGGCTGCTGTAGAGCTCCACCCGCAGCTGGAATCCCGGCTCCACCTCTGTACTGGAGAACAGACACGGGGGGGCAGAGCCCGGGggtcaaagggggggggggggcaatcccaggtgaaaggttctgggttcagcAAGGTTGATTTGCATAAATATCAATTCTAAAATATCAATTATTTAATAGTAGTACCGTCAAGTTGGTAGACACGTTTGGGAAGGGGGGGCTGTATTCATGTAGTGACACAGGGTTTTTGACCCCCAGGTTGTATGGCTGAACCTTGATTCAAGATTCTGAGTCGATTTTGACCAAAAAGCGATTAATGGCGATTTTTCTTTCTGTTGTACAGAATGCATAcgaaagggaagggggggggggggggggtcagcatgCTACACTTACAATAAGACTGTGTCCTCAAAGCAGATGTCTGTCAGCGTCCGGTCCACCACCGCCAGGTTAGTGTCACGAATGTCTTTACCACACTGGAGCAGGCAGAACACTGCACACTGATGTAACTCTACCagagaatggaggagaaagggagagagcgtgagagagagggagagaccttGGGGACACACCCCAATACGAACAGACATAGAGCAATATCACAATAGCAATAACACAGACATTCCAGTTCATTGAGCCAGAGAGCCACTGGCAGTCAGagccgacacacaaacataagagCCTTTATGGTGTTTTAATAACAGAATAAATATTTCGTCATTGGCACGCTAGAGTGACATTTTGGGAGTGGCAAGGTGTCGAAACACATGTTTGTCTATGCATCTGCCCGAGTTCCCGTCTTGGTGACTTAACGACACATTCATTTCAAACAATTTCTAATAccaacaaagaaagaaagaaaaaacaacaatgaatgagtgaatacAACTAAATAAAGAACTAGCAAAGGAACTAACAAAGGAAGGAAAAGACTATTGtcaaaacatatttttcataaatacatatacaattGTAAAGGATCATTTCTCGTTACGGTCTGTATCTGGGTATTGGTTCACTAACCGCCTTTGTTTTTGAAGTACTCTGAGTCTTTCCACATGAGAGGGATCCTGAGACCTACAGAGGGGCACAACACACGCAGTATTGATGTACAGCGCTAAGCGTGAGGCATGGTAGGCTAACATGCCTTGGGTTTATAGAATCAGACTGCTTATGTAGGATTTCTCACTGTTTAACCAATGAGCCATGTCTCACCTGAAATGGCTAATTTCCCTGTACAGGGTAGTGTGTCCTTGGCATCCGATGACCTGCAATGAAACAGATACCTTCTTTCCCCGTCTACATTCACTATCAATCCAGCTAAATACTCCTCTTAGTTCATCTCcatacattcaccattcattcattcatcaccaGTCCATTTATCCATAAATTCATCCGCCCCTTCATCAATCCATTCAATTCAAGTCAAGTCAGTTTGAACTTTAGGACTTTATGAATTAAAGTATTTTGATAAGGCTTCCCAGGCCACATATTcctacaccccctccccctaactACTgtttgaatcccccccccccccctgacctgtGACCAATCCTCTGCAGGACCTGGGACTCTCTCATGCGCTGCAGCTGACCCAGGAGGGCCAGGAGCCGTGCGTTGCAGGTAAGCAGGCTCTTGGAGGCCTCAAGGGCCTGGTCCCGCTGGGAGCAGGCCGCCAGCAGCCGGCTGGCCCCCTCCTGCATTCGCACCTCCATCTCGATCTGCCGCTGGAGCTCCCCGTCCTGGGGACCGCCAAGCACACACAGGGAGGTGGTTCAGGGGTGTAGGACcaccaagcacacacagggAGGTGGTCCAGGGGTGTAGGACcaccaagcacacacagggAGGTGGTTCAGGGGTGTAGGACcaccaagcacacacagggAGGTGGTCCAGGGGTGTAGGACCACCAAGCACACACAGTGAGGTGGTCCAGGGGTGTAGGACcaccaagcacacacagggAGGTGGTTCAGGGGTGTAGGaccaccaagcacacacacggggTGGTTCAGGGTGTCTCTACATGCAGAACGGTTCCCCTTGTTTCGCTGTCAATTTGCTGCTACAGCAAAAACCAAAAGGTATTTGTATTCACAAAGTGTTATGTAACCTTccataagcaacattttaaagGAAATAGATGGGTAAGTGCATTCATAGTCTGTTTATTTGAAGTAAAAACCTAGCAAGTGCAGTAGCTCTGCCTTTAGGTTAAATTCAGTCAGCGGCTTAGAGAAAGCGTGCGGGCCAAAGGAATGTGACATTAAAGATACAAGGAGCTCATACCTCAGCCCTGAATATATTACAAAAAAGTCTGTAATCCAGGAAATGCAGAGAAAGTTAATCAGTGTTACGTAACCCAATAATCAGACACAAAGCGTGCAGTCAGTCTCAGATACGCCTCTTTAGAAGTAGTTCAGAATGGTGACTCGTGTCTGAGTCAATAGCTTATTGTGGATTAGAAGAGTTATTTCCAAAGTGGGCAGTAGCGGTAAACAGCAGTACAACAAATGAACTACTGTTCACATGTAGGGAAGAAGGATGAATCAATCACAGTGTAGTCACTGGTCGCCAGGTGCCTGCATGAGACACTGAAACTTCTACTAGCCAGTCAGGTTCAACCTCACTGACTTCTCCTTCACACTAAAGCAAACATATTTCAAAACATGCATGTGTCCATTGATGAAAAGCTAATTCgatcctttgtggtatggtCGTCTCGGGTTAGTtatgactcggagagtggtAAATGCTTAACACTTGGTTTATtacaacagagacacaaggtaaacaaacttgcgttctggaggtggttcatgaagcctTTCCCGAACACAGGAAAGAAAACAATTTATATTGGAAGTGGGTGGAATGGTAAATAAGCCTACATGTTCTAATTTACCCAGGTAAACCCTTGGTCTGTCTTGGCTTTAGCGGAAATGGCAAAGTGGCCATGTATGTAGTCTTTAACTTGTCTTTAACAAACTGATaaaaccttatatggtgttgtccattatgtggAGAAGGAACCATTCATAACTGTGGTTTGCTTGAAACATGTTATCAGAAGAAGAATAAACCAAATTAATTTACATCAACATGAACAAAGACACCACTGTCACATGGTTGCAGATAGCAGCATGTAGCAGAGGTTATCTTAGCAGGGTAGCATGATTCCATAGTAGCAGGTATCATGATAACATTGTAGCCTGGTATCTGATATCTGGTAGCATGCATGGTACCATCATGGTCACATAGTAGCAGAGTAGCTGATAGCCTAGCAGCAAGACACACCTTTTACATAAGAGGCACATTAAGGTTCTTAGCTCTTAATGCTCTCAGTATGTCACTTTGATTTTGGGCCTCAGTCCATGTGACGTGAGGCCCATGTGGAGCCTGAGGGTAGTCTGAGCTAAGCTGATTGAACCACACATGCTGTTGTTCACTTACACTTCAAAACAGTGTGAAGACAAATAATTGAATTTATCATTGCTATTGACACAAAGATTTAGACAAAATATGCATAATGTGAAAATGGATACAAAAAGGAAtcaaattatttgtatttattctaGTAGGCCTGTCTTaattagataataataataaaatatacataaattCACATAATGGTTAGGTTTTAATTTAATGCAATATCAAAATTATAAtctcattcaacatatttttatttctaaACTATCATTATGGCTTGGATTCAACATTTTAAACGTACTATTCCACCCCACATAAAAAAAAGCCGTCAAGTCAATAAGATGTGCATTACAGAATCTCCGTCAATGTGGCCCTCAACATGGAAGGCTccaacatttaaacaataacCTGCATCACCTGCCGTCAATGGTCATTCCTTCAGGGAACTATTCAGTGATGCAGGACCAACTCGTCATCTAATTTACTATTTGAATGTAAAGAGGACTTAATTACGATAGGCCTACATAGCGCCGCGGTCAATGTTGATAATAATAACCCGAGTCGTCCTCGTATAAACGACCAAAGCTGATAAATAATCCTACCAAAATATTGACTCACCTGCTCTAGCAGATCATTAAGGTATAATGGGAAATATATATTAGGCTATACTGACCGCGTTGATATCACAGATGTCCATGTCCAATATGCGCCAACGACAGCTCAGGAGTTCAACAACCCGAGAGGAATAACGGATCTTCAGATATTCCCAATTTTTGGCCTGGATGGGGAAGGATAACCCGGGATAACCGAGGATAGACGGACAAATCTGTGCTGCGAGTTTAATAGTACAATAGAACAGTCCCAACACTTGCCACTAGGGGGCGTGCTTGGACAGTCCCAACACTCGCCACTAGGGTGCTTGCTGGAACGGATTAGGGAAGAACAGTGCCTTGTCAGCTCTCAAGAATGTATAACAGCAGTTTCAGCTCGAGTTCAGACATATTTATGAGAAACTAAACAAACAGTAATGCTCGTGAAATAAACTTCAAAAATTCCACTTGTATCCAAGGCTTGATTTATTAACATATCTTACAGGAGAGAAAAGGATGAATAAATGAAGTAATTTATGACAATGGATTGTTGAAGCGGTTCTAATCTGTGTCCAAAATGTTTTCGCCTTTTATCACTGACAACTTAAAACAATGGTACATTGAGCTAGTAACAGCAGAACGCAAGCAAAAAACAGTAAGTACAGAACATTTCCGAAAACGGTAACTTGCTGGGTATGAGAcagtaaacttaacacaaaccTGAGAAACAAGACCAAGAAATGAGCACTGACACTATGACACTGGTGGGTTTACAAAGAATAGAATGTTGGCAGCTTTACAAAGACTATGGTTTCATGAGGTTACAATTGGCACCTTTTTCAACAGGCCAGAGATGCAGTAATCGTAAGTTCTGTGATTTGCTCAAGCAACATAATATGAGTGATGGTCATAATCTGAGGAGTTACCAACTAAAATACATCAGAGGACTAACAGTAACCAAAATATACACAAAAGGAGTTATGGTATATCTATTGTCAATTCAAACAACAGGTCAGAATGAGGCTGTTTGAAACCTAGATACTAAACAGCAGCAAATAAATAGTAACATAAACTTTAAACAGTTGAATAATCTTTAATATCTCTATATAGAACAaactaaatgaaaaaaataatactaataattaaaaaaagattatCCACTCATTCGTCCACTTCTGTAAAAATGTCGCTCAAGAAGTACTGAGAGACGTTGGTGGGCTCCTCGTCCCCCCTGCTGACGCTCAGCTGGTCCTCCTGGTGGGGCGGGGCCGTCTGTAGGGGAGGGAGCACAGGGTTAGACAGGTGCTACCAGTCGCTACGGTGCATTGGATAGGCTGTTGGGTGATCTATCCACTACCAGCTGGTACGGTGCATTTGATAGGCTGTTGGGTGATCTATCCACTACCAGCTGGTACGGTGCATTTGCTGGGAGGCTGAGATATCCCCCGTACATCTGGGGGGACACTTCCACTTGTGAAGTGACCAATTTCtttttagatatatatatttagaatattTGGAAATGGCTTCTAATGGCAAATCAAAAAGACGCACCTATCCTGCGTCATGTCGTTAGGGAGGGCTAGTGAGAGCATCTTGTTAAAGGATGCTTCAACTAGCCattaaacaacccccccccccagtgttatTGCCCCGGGGTGGACAGCGTCACCTCAGCTGTTCTTCCAGAGGTGGCGGGCCGTGGTTCTGCGGGGCCCGTACTGACGCAGGACTCCGGCACCGGCACCGGCCTGCGCTCCGGCCTGCGCTGCGGTGCCACGGAAACGACTTTGAGTGGCGTTTTCTTGGCACCGCCTTCCGAGGCGGGGCCCGGTTTTCTCGCCGCGCCACGAGACGCTTTGACCTGCGGGGCGAGGGGCGGcgctctgacctttgacccgagGGTTCCAGAGGGGCCCGGGGTCACCGGGCCTGCGAGGAACGAGAGGAACCCCTTGGGCTTCCTGCAAGGTGAAataaaccacaaaaaaaaaaaaattagattaGAGAATCCCCGATATCAAAAAGAAACGCTTTGGTCCTCCATTTAAAACGTACTTCTTGTCTCCAAGATCAGGACCTTGCCCGTTCTCCGACTCACCTCTTCAGAGCAGGTGCTTTAGGAGGTTGGGTTTCTATTGGCCGGCTGGCGTCACCGGCCTCGTCTGGGGTGCGCCCGCCCTGCTCAGCCTCCAGAAGCCCAGTGgaccctggtggtggtggtgtgtcagTGGAGCCCTGCGACTGGGGGACATCAGCACTCGGGGCCTTCCCAGCGAAGGCCCTTCTGGTCTGCCTCGTCCCGGTAGACCTGGGCTGGACCTCCACCGGGGCTAGAGGATGAGGTTATACGCAAATGTTTCCACGTGGTGCCAAGTTTGGAATGTTGGATTGTTGATTTGAGAATTTTCATATTTGGACATATATCTATTTAAATACCTCGCAGAAacatttggttaaaaaaatgataaacataTGCGTTGACACTTTTCAGGCAGGAAAAGTCCAGTAGGCCAACCGTGAGAacctgaactgtgtgtgtgaacttgtgCAGAGCCGTAGCACCCAGCCGTCGTCCGATACGACTGAAGGCTGTGGTCTGTACTCACCCTGCTCCCCTTGTCGACGggcccctctcttcttcttgctGGGGGGGTCCTGGGGCCCCTCAGCCGGCTCAGCGACAGCAGCGCTCGGACTGGGCTCTGCTCAGAAGGTACACACAACAGATCACCCACTTAAGTCTCATTGGCTTTATATTTAGGACGGTGCCTTCATGTCTGAAGAACACAGAGTGCCTGGTCGTTAACTTTAGTCGTTACAAGGCGTCCTGCATACCTTCCAACGATAAGGCGGGGAGCCGGGGCCAGTGAAAACACTACATattacaacaaacacacaccgtaaATATTTCAAGTGACaggtatataaaataaatgaatgaagatTCACACGTTTTATCTCAAAGTGTTCGAATTCCAGCTGAAAAAGTGGACTTACTGGCGCTTTAAATCCATGATTAAACAAGTCTAGAACACGCTTCTTTGGTTTATAGTACTGCTGTTTATTACAACTCTAAGGGAGGGGCCACTAATAAATGTCCTCGGTCCGGCATGCAGAAAATGTGAAGGGAGACTCCAGAAGCGAGACATGCAAAATTGCTAGCCTGCGTCTGATATGCCGTGCCTCCAACACGGAAACACATTCCACACACGATAACACTGCGTTCCCTTGAGCCTTGCCCCATATTTACCGGCATCCTACCGGAAACATAAGAAGCCGGTTTGGCAGCCAGTGATTGCCAACAACCCTCAATAACAAGTGCTTAATTTATTTTGCTTATCGTCTGTTTAGCCAGCGACGTGACAGACGATGTGGTGGATAGTGCATGTTCAAGTGCAGAAGCATTACTGCAGAAGCATGCCATCGCTGCTAAAGTTTTCACAGAGGGCGGTCCAAACTGTGTGCCcatgtctgacacacacacacacacacacacagttgtgtttAGATAAAAATGTCTTCTACTTACTTTTCCTTTGCCTGGAACCGGACAACGCTCTCCTCCTCTTAGTGGGAGGTTCAGCCTCCACAGACCGGACCACAGCCTCTGGTAGCTCTGGAGCTTGGACTGGATCAGGGTCTATTGAGATGGGGAAAACAAAATCAGGaaataacacaaacaaaaatatttctatctatctatcaggTCTGTCAATTATACAGAAATAATTATGCacgtgataataataataatgtattattcAATTGTTCAAGTGAGTGAGTtactgagtgagtgagcgaaagagaggcagacactCCAGCTACCTTGTTGGTGGTCTGGCTGCTCAGTCACGTGTGCCTGTGAGAAAGGGTTAAAGATGAAGGAGAGGTTGtcatggttgtcatggtgaagaCTGAGGTACGAGGACGCCTCATTAACTCTGCCTACCGTCTGAGTTGGGAGGGAGGAGCCGGCGTCCTGGTGCAGACGGAGGCCGGACCTCCTGCCTGATGACCTCCCTGCAGGGGTCGCAGGGGTCACTGGGTCGCTGGCCAGGGAACAGAGAGGTCAGTACAACATCACCAGCAGAAATACATTGGTATGAATCAACTCATAATGTATtctacatttttattattatttctataTTATTGATGGTTAACAACAATACAGCTATTTGCGTTAGGGTTTTCAAGCACATATTACTGACAACCATTTAGTTCATCCCTTCAGGTTGGAGTCACCCTCTATCCATAAACCATGCTTTGTCAGTTTGGAGGCattactggtgtgtgtgtgtgtgtgtgtgtgtgtgtgtgtgtgtgtgtgtgtgtgtgtgtgtgtgtgtgtgtgtgtgtgtgtgtgtgtgtgtgtgtgtgtgtgtgtgtgtgtacccgctGACCTCAGTGGCTCTGGGGCTGCCTCGGCCCCAGGCAGATTGGGGGGGGCCTCAGACACCCCGAAGGCCCCCCCCGCTGTGGGGAAGACGGGGATCTcggtgagggagaggatgaagaagggtTCCTCCGGGTCGGAGGGGACCGGCAGGACGGGGAGCCCTGAGGGCATGGTACCGGGACGTTAGAGACACAGGAGGAAGGtttgctccacacacacacacacacacacacacacacacacacacacacacacacacacacacacacacacacacacacacacacacacacacacacacacacacacacagacactagaGCCCAACCGATAtaggatttttaaggccgataccgatacaaatactttgtgatttaaaaatccgatattccgatatatcggccgatatataaatataaaaaaaaatccagaaacgcgcaacaaaacaaacagatttccctaacattggttatttgtagttatcctttaaatccttttcactctcagctaacacgtaacaacagcaaaactggacatggtagtcTTGAATTtagtcatgcttatcgactttagagaattgatggggatgttcttttaattgttattcaagcaatgtatgtctcgtgacagttgccaacttaccatgaacacacttgcacacatgaacaacaccgatgatctccGTCATTCAGtctgcctaactctggctgaatcagcgggtttggggcgttagagcgccctctggtggacaaaccttttttcttttttttttaatattcatttatcggccattataaatgccgataccgaatagtttgaaaaatgcctaatatcggccgataatatatataatatatatatcggtcgggctctaacacacacacacacacacacacacacactgcatgtccCCCAATTCTATAAGCAGCACATTTACGTCAGTTTAGTTATTCCTCTGACCTGTCTGAGGTGCGGGTGTGCTCGTCTCTGCGACTGGCCGGCTCAGGGGCTCAAATGCTGGAGCTTTGGAGGCCTGATCACACCTAGAAGCCCTTGAATTCTCCTGACCAACAGGGGGTGCTGTTGCTTGAGCCACGCTAGGCAACACCTCGTCAACGCCCTCGTCCACCACCGTGAAGGGGTTTTCAACCAACCACGAGGCGCCGTGACTGGACGTTGTTCCCTCAACGCTTGCTTCCCATGTTGACGATGCTATCGAGGCTGGAGGTTTGACGTCTTCGGTCGTATCGAAGGGGTCCGGAAGGAGGAGCGACTTCTCGGTGTTCGCAGGGCTTGTGTTTTTAAAATCTGGCATACTTCGTACAGATGGAATTAGCGTTGTTTCATTTGCGGAGGATACCACGGGATCCAACTGAGCCGCAACCGAAGAGGACCTCGATGGCCTTCTGTGTTCCTCAACGGCGTCCCTCCCCCCTCGGGAGTCCGAAGGGAGGGCCTCTCTTGGCGTCCCGGGGCCTGTGTCGGGCTGAGACGGTGGGACTTGGCGCCGGGTTGGGGGCTGCTTGACGTGGCTGACCCTGGAGGCCTGAGGACCCAGGTTAGGCTTGGGTTTGACATGGCTGATGCGACGCCTTGATTTGCCCGGAACGCACTGCGGTGTCGTCCggaccaccccctcctccgacTGCGACGAAGAACCGTCGGATAAGGAATCCTTGGAGCCCGCCGGCGGCCGCACCGCCCCATCTCCCACCGCAGGGCCTCCTTCGGATGGGGAGGATTCCTCCTCTCGTTGAGCAGGCTGAGGGGCCGGAGTGGTGGTCCTGGTGGCCCCGGGGCCGCTTGTCTCCTGCGCCCCTTGCGCACGAGACTTTCGTGCCCCAATGCATCCAGAGGTCTCCGGTTCGTGGGGCTCAGAGATTTGCTTCGGAGAGGCTTGCAGGGGCGTGGGGGCCGCCACACGCCGGGCGGTTCTCGGTCGCGTTCCTACTTCGGAGCGTGATCCGTGATCTGCGACGGGCTTTGGTTCTGGTCCAAGCGAGGCCGGCACGTTGTCTTGTTTCGAGGTGTCTGAGTGGTTATCCTTCGTGGTTTGTACCTGTGCTACCATTGCCTGACTTCCTCCGGGGGAGTCCACGACGTcacccttcccctcctctctgccgACCCCTGCTCCCGTGGGCGTGATAGCCGATCCCGCTTTGATCAACGTAACCGGCGACAGTGAGGTAGGACCGGGCGTATTTAAGTCACCAGTGGCGCCGTAGGTGGATCCTGGTCCCGGCGGCGTCACCGTGCCCTCTGTGGGTTGTGGTTCTGAAGACGAGGCGTTCCCGACCGGACTGACCTTAGTCGGGTCCGACTCTACAGAAGGAGTGGTTCGGGCCCCCCGGCCCAGATTGGGTTTGGCTTTGGGGAATTGTCTCCTCCTCGCCACCATAGGTCTTGGCTGTACAACTTCAGCTACCTTTGCCGCAGTCGCGGGCAGCATTCCACTGGCCGCAACGTCACAGGTGGGATGGGATGGTGCAGGATCTGTCCGAGGTTCACTCCCTGTTGCCGCTTCCGGAACAGTTTCTAATGTAAATCTTCCAGAGGCCTCTTCTTGAGGGTCCTTCTTCACTGAGGTCTCCAATTGTGGTTCTACTTCAAGACCCTGTCCTCTGCCTGCGGTCCCATCCTGTCCGGCAGGTGTCTCCTCTGGGATCTCATCCCTACTAGGCGGCCGGAGTCCTCCTGCAGATGATGGTGGCACACGGCCCGTTGATGGAACAGAAGATTCCAGTTCCACCGCCGCTGGCAACGTCGCCTGCTCAGACACATCCTCCTTGTGCGCGGCTCCCGGCGTCTGCTTCCCGTCAGCCTCGTGTGATTCTGTCGTGGGGTTCGGCGTGGGTCGAGCGACCCTGGAGGCCCGAAGCAGGTTGGGCTTGGGTTTGATCTTGGCTAACCGCCCGGGCTTCCTCGGCGGGGAACTGatcgccgccaccgccgccgcctctACGGGGGCTTCTCTTTGCAGAGGCTTTGGTTCCGTCTTCACAGCGGCGAGGGGGCCGTCACTAATGCTACTGCCGGATGCATTAGGGGTATCGGGAATGGGTTTGTCCACTGTTAAAGCTTCAGGATCGTTGTGTGTTGCACTGATGTCCTGATGTGCTGAGTCCAGCGCGGGCGTGGGTGCATCTGAAGGCGCCATCGTGGCGGAGAGAATGTCAAGGAAGTCGCCATCGGGTTCGACGTCT
It encodes:
- the zgc:162472 gene encoding titin isoform X3; this translates as MIRRSRISVRPNVGRPGRAGATATAQEAPSTQDDPPADPTPAEATAQTEDDNNMTAAEVEDNNNSTTAGLTTAIQREAADDHGEASTAPTTTTSITTPAPTTISSSANLQRRKRVSVKPKVSAAPNRASARASANQNLQTQTPKPPAEEGLAGPPGSDLEEPITTAAAAAHHVDPIPKAHIEGAGPGNDPTTQETPVEPTPSEKPQNLESLPAGPAKEVPPKPPDEAPFSIPNKEARENSERARILLAKASKVGKTLPKNMRLSQLLHDQTDLQRMAKAQRLRELLRQEMGKEKEKQGNRKSRYRLKEYALDPSKMTMRDLVHYLPASNPMTAYLEESVPEDERVVPASPTIEVSTEKVKDPEDSSLRAEVEEDEDDEVEDDEEEGGVMVPRVKVAEDGSLIIDEESLTIEVKRAKGPNPANDRDAVFERGSTTTYSSFRKKTHSKAWSSEETDMFFLAVSMVGTDFSMIGQLFPHRARSEIKNKFKREERANSWRVDKAFKERRKLDLKFFSKLLEKILELQSQKKRKPKVPSEKKARKPTKKANGRTTAKDLSDVEEDPLEEEEEEDGQEDPDYVGDRHDVGDVPETPVDPSSAEKPVESSPSDQKPKAKIKSRKRANKEVQAETSVPEEAEAAVPEDGSSIKEPEDAEQGTPSGDTTTQPGKRPRARAVKPVLPPRRKKGKEAVALPPDSPASNSQDAPASDSQEAPASDSQDAPASDSQEAPVKNSQDAPASDSQEAPASDSQDAPASDSQDAPASNSQDAPATLETLASDAEEVDEETFTQAKKRKKLEYDDDDDDNDNSSQDEVSPIKIDLKPTRYGRMPKATQHLNYPAASPGRPPTSSTPRPRRPPHKTTSSKAPAQEPKQSKLVTLRASPSDCSDDEEEEEKEDAGLKEPVWVGLEEEEEEEENRLRGSDPMGVSCAPVFVPVSLRSPRPVVSAVEETMEEDVIDFLSPDHTEVSDNEAAHTLLTIGNRSLQSLLAHIEDPSEADFTTDLPAVSDPGITNQKEDVEPDGDFLDILSATMAPSDAPTPALDSAHQDISATHNDPEALTVDKPIPDTPNASGSSISDGPLAAVKTEPKPLQREAPVEAAAVAAISSPPRKPGRLAKIKPKPNLLRASRVARPTPNPTTESHEADGKQTPGAAHKEDVSEQATLPAAVELESSVPSTGRVPPSSAGGLRPPSRDEIPEETPAGQDGTAGRGQGLEVEPQLETSVKKDPQEEASGRFTLETVPEAATGSEPRTDPAPSHPTCDVAASGMLPATAAKVAEVVQPRPMVARRRQFPKAKPNLGRGARTTPSVESDPTKVSPVGNASSSEPQPTEGTVTPPGPGSTYGATGDLNTPGPTSLSPVTLIKAGSAITPTGAGVGREEGKGDVVDSPGGSQAMVAQVQTTKDNHSDTSKQDNVPASLGPEPKPVADHGSRSEVGTRPRTARRVAAPTPLQASPKQISEPHEPETSGCIGARKSRAQGAQETSGPGATRTTTPAPQPAQREEESSPSEGGPAVGDGAVRPPAGSKDSLSDGSSSQSEEGVVRTTPQCVPGKSRRRISHVKPKPNLGPQASRVSHVKQPPTRRQVPPSQPDTGPGTPREALPSDSRGGRDAVEEHRRPSRSSSVAAQLDPVVSSANETTLIPSVRSMPDFKNTSPANTEKSLLLPDPFDTTEDVKPPASIASSTWEASVEGTTSSHGASWLVENPFTVVDEGVDEVLPSVAQATAPPVGQENSRASRCDQASKAPAFEPLSRPVAETSTPAPQTGLPVLPVPSDPEEPFFILSLTEIPVFPTAGGAFGVSEAPPNLPGAEAAPEPLSDPVTPATPAGRSSGRRSGLRLHQDAGSSLPTQTAHVTEQPDHQQDPDPVQAPELPEAVVRSVEAEPPTKRRRALSGSRQRKKPSPSAAVAEPAEGPQDPPSKKKRGARRQGEQAPVEVQPRSTGTRQTRRAFAGKAPSADVPQSQGSTDTPPPPGSTGLLEAEQGGRTPDEAGDASRPIETQPPKAPALKRKPKGFLSFLAGPVTPGPSGTLGSKVRAPPLAPQVKASRGAARKPGPASEGGAKKTPLKVVSVAPQRRPERRPVPVPESCVSTGPAEPRPATSGRTAETAPPHQEDQLSVSRGDEEPTNVSQYFLSDIFTEVDE